A genomic window from Vitis riparia cultivar Riparia Gloire de Montpellier isolate 1030 chromosome 18, EGFV_Vit.rip_1.0, whole genome shotgun sequence includes:
- the LOC117905373 gene encoding mechanosensitive ion channel protein 3, chloroplastic-like isoform X2, with product MALAGSMQLSRELGIQNRHGYSNQPKIMMAKDRLHLLSITLSSHASRQDALSLHLLNSMRGSITPVSSRCEFFLCRSFLAPGGGNEISVLKSAALVLTRSCNALRGRPLVLQLVPAVSIVAFAAWGLGPLMRLSRNLFLNTDSSWKKSSTYYVLTYYLQPLLLWIGAMLICRALDPIILPSKESQAVKQRLLIFIRSLSTVLASAYCISSLIQQVQNFFMESNDSSDARTMGFQFAGKAVYTAIWVAAVSLFMELLGFSTQKWLTAGGLGTVLLTLAGREIFTNFLSSVMIHATRPFVLNEWIQTKIEGYEVSGTVEHVGWWSPTIIRGDDREAVHIPNHKFTVNVVRNLSQKTHWRIKTHLAISHLDVNKINNIVADMRKVLAKNPQVEQQRLHRRVFLDYIDPENQALLILVSCFAKTPRFEEYLCVKEAILLDLLRVVSHHQARLATPIRTIQKEYSMADMEMENIPFADPIFTRSSAAANRPLLLIEPSNKMNGDDKTKASTGSACQNEEKDAKIDASSTSESKPDAKAGASSILDSPTDDNVAATSISNSSTNSKVSATSISDPKIQNMVTDGSTQNNYEEQQSEASMEKVREDINPGGSAFEKPSLNFPDSGAGKADGLPSATPLAKQDGNRASIATPALEENIVLGVALEGSKRTLPIEEEEMIVSPSGAESKELAACQNGNVSAPNGKDKKEGQIDISSS from the exons ATGGCCCTTGCTGGTTCTATGCAATTATCCCGTGAATTGGGAATTCAGAATAGGCATGGGTACAGTAACCAACCTAAG ATTATGATGGCAAAAGATCGATTACATCTTCTCAGCATCACTCTCTCATCTCATGCTTCG AGACAGGATGCTTTGAGTCTTCATCTTTTAAATAGCATGCGTGGGTCAATAACTCCTGTATCTTCTAGATGTGAATTTTTCCTGTGCCGATCTTTTCTAGCACCAGGTGGAGGAAATGAGATTTCAGTTTTAAAATCTGCTGCCTTGGTTTTGACAAG GTCATGTAATGCTTTACGAGGAAGGCCTCTTGTACTTCAATTGGTTCCAGCAGTTAGCATTGTTGCTTTTGCTGCATGGGGTCTAGGGCCGCTAATGCGTCTTAGCAGGAATCTTTTCCTCAAT ACCGATAGTAGTTGGAAAAAGAGTAGTACATATTATGTTCTGACCTATTACCTTCAACCTTTGCTGCTTTGGATTGGAGCAATGCTTATTTGCAG AGCATTGGATCCAATCATTCTACCTTCAAAAGAGAGCCAAGCTGTTAAGCAACGACTTCTAATTTTTATACGATCGTTATCAACGGTGCTGGCCTCTGCCTATTGTATATCAAG CTTGATTCAACAAGTACAAAATTTCTTCATGGAAAGCAATGACTCCAGTGATGCTAGAACT ATGGGCTTCCAGTTTGCTGGGAAAGCTGTTTATACTGCAATATGGGTGGCTGCTGTTTCATTGTTCATGGAGTTGCTGGGTTTTTCCACCCAGAAATGGCTTACTGCTGGGGGTCTTGGCACAGTATTGCTCACCCTTGCTGGTCGTGAG ATATTCACAAATTTCCTTTCAAGTGTAATGATCCATGCAACACGACCATTTGTTTTGAACGAATGGATTCAAACAAAGATTGAAGGTTATGAAGTTTCTGGGACTGTTGAG CATGTGGGTTGGTGGTCACCGACAATCATAAGAGGTGATGATCGGGAAGCAGTTCACATTCCAAACCACAAATTCACAGTGAATGTTGTGAGGAATCTTAGCCAGAAGACCCATTGGCGCATCAAGACTCACCTTGCCATCAGCCACTTGGATGTCAATAAGATTAAT AATATTGTAGCTGATATGCGTAAGGTTTTAGCCAAAAATCCTCAAGTAGAGCAGCAAAGGTTGCATAGAAGAGTGTTTCTGGACTATATCGATCCAGAGAACCAGGCTCTTTTG ATTTTGGTTTCGTGCTTTGCGAAAACCCCTCGTTTTGAAGAGTACCTTTGTGTGAAG GAAGCAATACTCTTGGATCTTCTCAGAGTTGTCAGCCATCATCAAGCTCGCCTTGCAACACCCATTCGTACGATTCAGAAAGAATACAGCATGGCTGACatggaaatggaaaatataCCATTTGCTGACCCGATATTCACCCGCTCCAGTGCAGCTGCTAACCGTCCACTCCTGCTGATTGAGCCCTCTAATAAAATGAATGGTGATGATAAAACCAAGGCTTCCACAGGTTCAGCATGCCAGAACGAGGAAAAAGATGCCAAGATTGATGCAAGCTCAACATCTGAATCGAAGCCAGATGCCAAGGCTGGAGCATCGTCAATTCTTGACTCCCCAACAGATGACAACGTTGCAGCAACATCAATCTCCAACTCCAGCACAAACAGTAAGGTTTCAGCAACGTCAATATCTGACCCCAAAATCCAGAATATGGTGACTGATGGTTCAACCCAAAATAACTATGAAGAACAGCAGTCGGAGGCAAGCATGGAAAAGGTGAGGGAGGACATAAACCCAGGTGGATCAGCTTTTGAGAAGCCGTCACTGAATTTCCCAGATTCTGGTGCTGGAAAAGCAGATGGTCTTCCTTCTGCAACTCCATTGGCAAAGCAAGATGGCAATCGAGCATCAATTGCTACCCCTGCCTTGGAAGAGAACATTGTTCTTGGTGTAGCTCTTGAAGGCTCAAAAAGGACACTCCCAATTGAGGAAGAAGAAATGATTGTGTCCCCTAGCGGAGCAGAATCAAAAGAATTGGCTGCCTGCCAGAATGGCAATGTTTCAGCCCCCAATGGCAAGGATAAGAAAGAAGGTCAGATAGACATCAGCAGCTCCTAG
- the LOC117906716 gene encoding mechanosensitive ion channel protein 2, chloroplastic-like isoform X2: MRLSRNLFLNKTDNSSWKKSSTYYVMTYYLRPLLLWIGAMLICRALDPIILPSKESQAVKQRLLIFIRSLSTVLASACCLSSLIQEVQKFFMESNDSSDARNIGFQSAGKAVYTAIWVAAVSLFMELLGFPTQKWLTAGGLGTVLLTLAGREIFTNFLSSVMIHATRPFAVNERIQTKIKDSEVSGTVERVGWWSPTIIRGDDREAVHVPNNKFTVNVVRNLSQRTHWRIKTQLAISHLDVDKINNVVADMRKVLSKNPQIEQQRLHRRVFLDYIDPENQALLILVSCFVKTSRIEEYLCVKEAILLDLLRVVSHHQARLATPIRTVQKEYSVADMEMENIPFADPVFTCSQAAANRPLLQIEPSYKMNGDDKIKASTGSARRNKEKDAKIEARPKSDLKPGSKAGASSILEKDAKIKANRKSDSKPGSKAGASSNSDSTTADNIAATSITNSKLQGFRNINI; encoded by the exons ATGCGTCTTAGCAGGAACCTTTTCCTCAAT AAGACTGATAATAGTAGTTGGAAAAAGAGTAGCACATATTATGTTATGACCTATTACCTTCGACCTTTGCTGTTATGGATTGGAGCAATGCTTATTTGCCG AGCATTGGATCCAATAATTCTACCTTCAAAAGAGAGCCAGGCTGTTAAGCAACGACTTCTAATTTTTATACGATCATTATCAACGGTGCTAGCCTCTGCCTGTTGTTTATCAAG CTTGATTCAAGAAGTACAAAAATTCTTCATGGAAAGCAATGACTCCAGTGATGCTAGAAAT ATTGGCTTCCAGTCTGCCGGGAAAGCTGTTTATACTGCAATATGGGTTGCTGCTGTTTCATTGTTCATGGAGTTGCTGGGTTTTCCCACCCAGAAATGGCTAACTGCTGGGGGTCTTGGCACAGTATTGCTTACTCTTGCTGGTCGTGAG ATATTCACAAATTTCCTTTCAAGTGTAATGATCCATGCAACACGACCATTTGCTGTGAATGAACGGATTCAAACAAAGATTAAAGATTCTGAAGTTTCTGGTACAGTTGAG CGTGTGGGTTGGTGGTCACCAACAATCATAAGAGGTGATGATCGTGAAGCAGTTCATGTTCCAAACAACAAATTCACAGTGAATGTTGTGAGGAATCTCAGCCAGAGAACTCATTGGCGCATCAAGACACAACTTGCCATCAGCCACTTGGATGTCGATAAGATTAAT AATGTTGTAGCTGATATGCGCAAGGTTTTATCCAAAAATCCTCAAATAGAGCAGCAAAGGTTGCATAGAAGAGTGTTTCTGGACTATATCGATCCAGAGAACCAGGCCCTTTTG ATCTTGGTATCTTGCTTTGTGAAAACCTCACGTATTGAAGAGTACCTGTGTGTCAAG GAAGCAATACTCTTGGATCTCCTCAGAGTTGTCAGCCATCATCAAGCTCGCCTTGCAACACCCATTCGTACGGTTCAGAAAGAATACAGTGTGGCTGACatggaaatggaaaatattCCATTTGCTGACCCCGTATTCACCTGCTCCCAAGCAGCTGCTAACCGTCCACTCCTGCAGATTGAGCCCTCTTATAAAATGAATGGTGATGATAAAATCAAGGCTTCCACAGGTTCAGCACGTCGGAACAAAGAAAAGGATGCAAAAATTGAAGCAAGGCCTAAATCTGATTTGAAGCCAGGTTCCAAGGCTGGGGCATCGTCAATTCTAGAAAAGGATGCCAAGATTAAAGCAAACAGAAAATCTGATTCGAAGCCAGGTTCCAAGGCTGGAGCGTCATCAAATAGTGACTCCACAACAGCTGACAACATTGCAGCAACATCAATCACCAACTCCAAACTACAAGGTTTCAGAAACATCAATATCtga
- the LOC117905373 gene encoding mechanosensitive ion channel protein 3, chloroplastic-like isoform X3 translates to MALAGSMQLSRELGIQNRHGYSNQPKIMMAKDRLHLLSITLSSHASRQDALSLHLLNSMRGSITPVSSRCEFFLCRSFLAPGGGNEISVLKSAALVLTRSCNALRGRPLVLQLVPAVSIVAFAAWGLGPLMRLSRNLFLNKTDSSWKKSSTYYVLTYYLQPLLLWIGAMLICRALDPIILPSKESQAVKQRLLIFIRSLSTVLASAYCISSLIQQVQNFFMESNDSSDARTMGFQFAGKAVYTAIWVAAVSLFMELLGFSTQKWLTAGGLGTVLLTLAGREIFTNFLSSVMIHATRPFVLNEWIQTKIEGYEVSGTVEHVGWWSPTIIRGDDREAVHIPNHKFTVNVVRNLSQKTHWRIKTHLAISHLDVNKINNIVADMRKVLAKNPQVEQQRLHRRVFLDYIDPENQALLEAILLDLLRVVSHHQARLATPIRTIQKEYSMADMEMENIPFADPIFTRSSAAANRPLLLIEPSNKMNGDDKTKASTGSACQNEEKDAKIDASSTSESKPDAKAGASSILDSPTDDNVAATSISNSSTNSKVSATSISDPKIQNMVTDGSTQNNYEEQQSEASMEKVREDINPGGSAFEKPSLNFPDSGAGKADGLPSATPLAKQDGNRASIATPALEENIVLGVALEGSKRTLPIEEEEMIVSPSGAESKELAACQNGNVSAPNGKDKKEGQIDISSS, encoded by the exons ATGGCCCTTGCTGGTTCTATGCAATTATCCCGTGAATTGGGAATTCAGAATAGGCATGGGTACAGTAACCAACCTAAG ATTATGATGGCAAAAGATCGATTACATCTTCTCAGCATCACTCTCTCATCTCATGCTTCG AGACAGGATGCTTTGAGTCTTCATCTTTTAAATAGCATGCGTGGGTCAATAACTCCTGTATCTTCTAGATGTGAATTTTTCCTGTGCCGATCTTTTCTAGCACCAGGTGGAGGAAATGAGATTTCAGTTTTAAAATCTGCTGCCTTGGTTTTGACAAG GTCATGTAATGCTTTACGAGGAAGGCCTCTTGTACTTCAATTGGTTCCAGCAGTTAGCATTGTTGCTTTTGCTGCATGGGGTCTAGGGCCGCTAATGCGTCTTAGCAGGAATCTTTTCCTCAAT AAGACCGATAGTAGTTGGAAAAAGAGTAGTACATATTATGTTCTGACCTATTACCTTCAACCTTTGCTGCTTTGGATTGGAGCAATGCTTATTTGCAG AGCATTGGATCCAATCATTCTACCTTCAAAAGAGAGCCAAGCTGTTAAGCAACGACTTCTAATTTTTATACGATCGTTATCAACGGTGCTGGCCTCTGCCTATTGTATATCAAG CTTGATTCAACAAGTACAAAATTTCTTCATGGAAAGCAATGACTCCAGTGATGCTAGAACT ATGGGCTTCCAGTTTGCTGGGAAAGCTGTTTATACTGCAATATGGGTGGCTGCTGTTTCATTGTTCATGGAGTTGCTGGGTTTTTCCACCCAGAAATGGCTTACTGCTGGGGGTCTTGGCACAGTATTGCTCACCCTTGCTGGTCGTGAG ATATTCACAAATTTCCTTTCAAGTGTAATGATCCATGCAACACGACCATTTGTTTTGAACGAATGGATTCAAACAAAGATTGAAGGTTATGAAGTTTCTGGGACTGTTGAG CATGTGGGTTGGTGGTCACCGACAATCATAAGAGGTGATGATCGGGAAGCAGTTCACATTCCAAACCACAAATTCACAGTGAATGTTGTGAGGAATCTTAGCCAGAAGACCCATTGGCGCATCAAGACTCACCTTGCCATCAGCCACTTGGATGTCAATAAGATTAAT AATATTGTAGCTGATATGCGTAAGGTTTTAGCCAAAAATCCTCAAGTAGAGCAGCAAAGGTTGCATAGAAGAGTGTTTCTGGACTATATCGATCCAGAGAACCAGGCTCTTTTG GAAGCAATACTCTTGGATCTTCTCAGAGTTGTCAGCCATCATCAAGCTCGCCTTGCAACACCCATTCGTACGATTCAGAAAGAATACAGCATGGCTGACatggaaatggaaaatataCCATTTGCTGACCCGATATTCACCCGCTCCAGTGCAGCTGCTAACCGTCCACTCCTGCTGATTGAGCCCTCTAATAAAATGAATGGTGATGATAAAACCAAGGCTTCCACAGGTTCAGCATGCCAGAACGAGGAAAAAGATGCCAAGATTGATGCAAGCTCAACATCTGAATCGAAGCCAGATGCCAAGGCTGGAGCATCGTCAATTCTTGACTCCCCAACAGATGACAACGTTGCAGCAACATCAATCTCCAACTCCAGCACAAACAGTAAGGTTTCAGCAACGTCAATATCTGACCCCAAAATCCAGAATATGGTGACTGATGGTTCAACCCAAAATAACTATGAAGAACAGCAGTCGGAGGCAAGCATGGAAAAGGTGAGGGAGGACATAAACCCAGGTGGATCAGCTTTTGAGAAGCCGTCACTGAATTTCCCAGATTCTGGTGCTGGAAAAGCAGATGGTCTTCCTTCTGCAACTCCATTGGCAAAGCAAGATGGCAATCGAGCATCAATTGCTACCCCTGCCTTGGAAGAGAACATTGTTCTTGGTGTAGCTCTTGAAGGCTCAAAAAGGACACTCCCAATTGAGGAAGAAGAAATGATTGTGTCCCCTAGCGGAGCAGAATCAAAAGAATTGGCTGCCTGCCAGAATGGCAATGTTTCAGCCCCCAATGGCAAGGATAAGAAAGAAGGTCAGATAGACATCAGCAGCTCCTAG
- the LOC117905373 gene encoding mechanosensitive ion channel protein 3, chloroplastic-like isoform X1, translated as MALAGSMQLSRELGIQNRHGYSNQPKIMMAKDRLHLLSITLSSHASRQDALSLHLLNSMRGSITPVSSRCEFFLCRSFLAPGGGNEISVLKSAALVLTRSCNALRGRPLVLQLVPAVSIVAFAAWGLGPLMRLSRNLFLNKTDSSWKKSSTYYVLTYYLQPLLLWIGAMLICRALDPIILPSKESQAVKQRLLIFIRSLSTVLASAYCISSLIQQVQNFFMESNDSSDARTMGFQFAGKAVYTAIWVAAVSLFMELLGFSTQKWLTAGGLGTVLLTLAGREIFTNFLSSVMIHATRPFVLNEWIQTKIEGYEVSGTVEHVGWWSPTIIRGDDREAVHIPNHKFTVNVVRNLSQKTHWRIKTHLAISHLDVNKINNIVADMRKVLAKNPQVEQQRLHRRVFLDYIDPENQALLILVSCFAKTPRFEEYLCVKEAILLDLLRVVSHHQARLATPIRTIQKEYSMADMEMENIPFADPIFTRSSAAANRPLLLIEPSNKMNGDDKTKASTGSACQNEEKDAKIDASSTSESKPDAKAGASSILDSPTDDNVAATSISNSSTNSKVSATSISDPKIQNMVTDGSTQNNYEEQQSEASMEKVREDINPGGSAFEKPSLNFPDSGAGKADGLPSATPLAKQDGNRASIATPALEENIVLGVALEGSKRTLPIEEEEMIVSPSGAESKELAACQNGNVSAPNGKDKKEGQIDISSS; from the exons ATGGCCCTTGCTGGTTCTATGCAATTATCCCGTGAATTGGGAATTCAGAATAGGCATGGGTACAGTAACCAACCTAAG ATTATGATGGCAAAAGATCGATTACATCTTCTCAGCATCACTCTCTCATCTCATGCTTCG AGACAGGATGCTTTGAGTCTTCATCTTTTAAATAGCATGCGTGGGTCAATAACTCCTGTATCTTCTAGATGTGAATTTTTCCTGTGCCGATCTTTTCTAGCACCAGGTGGAGGAAATGAGATTTCAGTTTTAAAATCTGCTGCCTTGGTTTTGACAAG GTCATGTAATGCTTTACGAGGAAGGCCTCTTGTACTTCAATTGGTTCCAGCAGTTAGCATTGTTGCTTTTGCTGCATGGGGTCTAGGGCCGCTAATGCGTCTTAGCAGGAATCTTTTCCTCAAT AAGACCGATAGTAGTTGGAAAAAGAGTAGTACATATTATGTTCTGACCTATTACCTTCAACCTTTGCTGCTTTGGATTGGAGCAATGCTTATTTGCAG AGCATTGGATCCAATCATTCTACCTTCAAAAGAGAGCCAAGCTGTTAAGCAACGACTTCTAATTTTTATACGATCGTTATCAACGGTGCTGGCCTCTGCCTATTGTATATCAAG CTTGATTCAACAAGTACAAAATTTCTTCATGGAAAGCAATGACTCCAGTGATGCTAGAACT ATGGGCTTCCAGTTTGCTGGGAAAGCTGTTTATACTGCAATATGGGTGGCTGCTGTTTCATTGTTCATGGAGTTGCTGGGTTTTTCCACCCAGAAATGGCTTACTGCTGGGGGTCTTGGCACAGTATTGCTCACCCTTGCTGGTCGTGAG ATATTCACAAATTTCCTTTCAAGTGTAATGATCCATGCAACACGACCATTTGTTTTGAACGAATGGATTCAAACAAAGATTGAAGGTTATGAAGTTTCTGGGACTGTTGAG CATGTGGGTTGGTGGTCACCGACAATCATAAGAGGTGATGATCGGGAAGCAGTTCACATTCCAAACCACAAATTCACAGTGAATGTTGTGAGGAATCTTAGCCAGAAGACCCATTGGCGCATCAAGACTCACCTTGCCATCAGCCACTTGGATGTCAATAAGATTAAT AATATTGTAGCTGATATGCGTAAGGTTTTAGCCAAAAATCCTCAAGTAGAGCAGCAAAGGTTGCATAGAAGAGTGTTTCTGGACTATATCGATCCAGAGAACCAGGCTCTTTTG ATTTTGGTTTCGTGCTTTGCGAAAACCCCTCGTTTTGAAGAGTACCTTTGTGTGAAG GAAGCAATACTCTTGGATCTTCTCAGAGTTGTCAGCCATCATCAAGCTCGCCTTGCAACACCCATTCGTACGATTCAGAAAGAATACAGCATGGCTGACatggaaatggaaaatataCCATTTGCTGACCCGATATTCACCCGCTCCAGTGCAGCTGCTAACCGTCCACTCCTGCTGATTGAGCCCTCTAATAAAATGAATGGTGATGATAAAACCAAGGCTTCCACAGGTTCAGCATGCCAGAACGAGGAAAAAGATGCCAAGATTGATGCAAGCTCAACATCTGAATCGAAGCCAGATGCCAAGGCTGGAGCATCGTCAATTCTTGACTCCCCAACAGATGACAACGTTGCAGCAACATCAATCTCCAACTCCAGCACAAACAGTAAGGTTTCAGCAACGTCAATATCTGACCCCAAAATCCAGAATATGGTGACTGATGGTTCAACCCAAAATAACTATGAAGAACAGCAGTCGGAGGCAAGCATGGAAAAGGTGAGGGAGGACATAAACCCAGGTGGATCAGCTTTTGAGAAGCCGTCACTGAATTTCCCAGATTCTGGTGCTGGAAAAGCAGATGGTCTTCCTTCTGCAACTCCATTGGCAAAGCAAGATGGCAATCGAGCATCAATTGCTACCCCTGCCTTGGAAGAGAACATTGTTCTTGGTGTAGCTCTTGAAGGCTCAAAAAGGACACTCCCAATTGAGGAAGAAGAAATGATTGTGTCCCCTAGCGGAGCAGAATCAAAAGAATTGGCTGCCTGCCAGAATGGCAATGTTTCAGCCCCCAATGGCAAGGATAAGAAAGAAGGTCAGATAGACATCAGCAGCTCCTAG